From the Campylobacter volucris genome, the window TGGAGTTTTTCTTTTTTTAAAGCTAAAGCTTGAACTTGATTTTCACCAAATTCTACGACATTTTTATAAAACAAATTTCTTATTTGCACATCATCTACATATTTACTAGCCGCTACTAATCTAACATTTTGCTTGATAGTTTTTTCAAAAATTTCTTCTAAATTCATTTATATCCTATATGAGTTCATAAAGTTTTTTTCTCTCGCTAGAGCTACCTATGCCAAGTTGCATACGATATTTTGTGATAGTTCTTCTTCCAAGCTGAACACTTGGAAATTCTTTTTGGGTTAATTCTAAAATTTTTAAATCACTTAAAGGTTTTTTTGGATTTTCTTTTTTAATGAGATTACTTAGAAAATCTTTGATCGTAGCATTAGAAGTTTCTCCATCATCTACTGCTGTGGTAAAAAATGATTTTAAAGGTATTAAGCCTCTATCGCAACTTAAATATTTATTAGAAATAGCTCTTGATATAGTTGAAGCATTTCTTTCTAAGTCTTGAGCTAAGTCTTTAAGCTGCATAGGTTTGATATCTCCACCCATAAAAAAATCATATTGATATTCTATGATCATAAGTCCAAGCTTATAAAGTGTAGCTTTTCTCATAGCTAAAGCATCGATTAAATTTTTTGCATCTTTTAAGTAAGAGCTTAAAAATTCATGATCTAACCCATCAGTTTCAAAAGCAATTTCAGGGTAATAATCATCATTGATTTTTATTTTAATTTCACCATTTTCTTGATAGATATAAATATCAGGGATGATAGCCATACTTTCTTCAAAATACTCTAAAAATGGCGGTAAGGAAATCTTTTTGATGATGCCAATGGCTTGTTTGTAAAGTGGATCTTTAATGAAATCTTTTGCATTTTCTAAATTTAAAATAAGCATCTTGCAAAATTCATACAAATTAGCATCTAAATCAAAATGTTCAAGAGCAAAAATATAAGCTTCTTGATTGTCTTTTGCACCTACTCCTATTGGGTCAAGGTATTTAAATCTTTGTCTTATATTTTCTACTTTTATAGGATCAAATTCAGCTAAAATTTCTTCATCATATTCAAAATATCCTTCATGATTGAGACATTCTATGATTTTTTCAGCTATGAGCTGGGAATTTTTTGTTGGAAATAAAGGTGGTATTATTTGTTCGCTTAAAAGCTCATAGACATTTTTGTTTTCTAAGCTTTTAGAATCAATCATCGCTGCAGTTGTATTTTTACTAAAATATTCTTGGTAATATTTGTTTTGATTATTAGTGATACTTGAATTTTCTTTGATTTCTATAAAAGGATTTTCTTTTGCAAATTCATCTAAACTTTCTTTTAAATCCTCAATATTAGCTTGTAAAATGGGAAGCCAAGATCTTAAAGTTTGTGAAAGTTTGGTTTTTTGGGTTAAGGATGTTTTTTGTCTAAGCATTATTCAAGTCTAAACTCACTTCCAAGATAATATTTTTTAACATCTTCATTATTAGCTATCTCATTTGCATTACCACTAGCTAGCAATTTACCACTTCTAATAACATAAGCTCTATCGCATATTGCTAAAGTTTCTCGTACATTATGATCGGTGATTAAAACACCAATATTCATAGCTTTTAAGTCATTAATCAAACTTTGAATTTCACTTACAGCTATAGGATCAACACCGGCAAATGGCTCATCTAGGAGTAAAAATTTAGGATTACACATTAAAGATCTTGCTATTTCACAACGCCTTCTTTCACCACCACTTAAGCTTAAGCCTTTTCTATGTCTAATCGATTCTATGCTTAGTAATTCTAGCATTTGTTCTACTTTTTTTTCTAATAAATTTTGATCTTTATAGAGCATTTGTGCAGCTAAAAGTAAATTATCTTCTACACTTAAATCTTTAAAAATACTACTTTCTTGAGGTAAATACC encodes:
- a CDS encoding RNA polymerase factor sigma-54 — translated: MLRQKTSLTQKTKLSQTLRSWLPILQANIEDLKESLDEFAKENPFIEIKENSSITNNQNKYYQEYFSKNTTAAMIDSKSLENKNVYELLSEQIIPPLFPTKNSQLIAEKIIECLNHEGYFEYDEEILAEFDPIKVENIRQRFKYLDPIGVGAKDNQEAYIFALEHFDLDANLYEFCKMLILNLENAKDFIKDPLYKQAIGIIKKISLPPFLEYFEESMAIIPDIYIYQENGEIKIKINDDYYPEIAFETDGLDHEFLSSYLKDAKNLIDALAMRKATLYKLGLMIIEYQYDFFMGGDIKPMQLKDLAQDLERNASTISRAISNKYLSCDRGLIPLKSFFTTAVDDGETSNATIKDFLSNLIKKENPKKPLSDLKILELTQKEFPSVQLGRRTITKYRMQLGIGSSSERKKLYELI
- the lptB gene encoding LPS export ABC transporter ATP-binding protein; the protein is MSKLEAKNLEKIIKKTKIIHDISLEVQSGEVVGLLGPNGAGKTTSFYMICGLILPTNGKVFLDSKDITKEPLNKRAKLGIGYLPQESSIFKDLSVEDNLLLAAQMLYKDQNLLEKKVEQMLELLSIESIRHRKGLSLSGGERRRCEIARSLMCNPKFLLLDEPFAGVDPIAVSEIQSLINDLKAMNIGVLITDHNVRETLAICDRAYVIRSGKLLASGNANEIANNEDVKKYYLGSEFRLE